One part of the Arthrobacter tumbae genome encodes these proteins:
- a CDS encoding amino-acid N-acetyltransferase has translation MSQSFRIRRATTADVPVIKQLVAPLAEERILIAKETVAYYEGLQEFKIAEDDDGGVLGCGALHVMWEDLAEIRTLATAAQARGTGVGSALVNALLDEARVIGVGRVFCLTFEEAFFRRHGFTVMEDQSAVDPVVYSELLRSHDEGVAEFLDLARVKPNTLGNTRMIRTL, from the coding sequence ATGAGCCAATCCTTCCGAATTCGCCGTGCAACCACCGCTGACGTACCAGTGATCAAGCAGCTGGTGGCTCCGCTCGCCGAGGAGCGCATCCTGATTGCCAAGGAGACGGTCGCCTATTACGAAGGCCTCCAGGAGTTCAAGATCGCCGAAGACGACGACGGCGGCGTGCTGGGGTGCGGAGCCCTCCACGTCATGTGGGAGGACCTCGCGGAGATCCGCACCCTGGCCACCGCTGCCCAGGCGCGCGGCACCGGAGTCGGCAGCGCCCTGGTCAACGCGCTGCTGGACGAAGCGCGTGTGATCGGGGTGGGGCGGGTTTTCTGCCTCACCTTCGAGGAGGCATTCTTCCGCCGTCACGGGTTCACGGTGATGGAGGATCAGTCGGCGGTGGACCCCGTCGTGTACTCGGAGCTCCTGCGCTCGCATGACGAAGGGGTAGCGGAATTCCTGGACCTGGCGCGCGTGAAACCAAACACG